In a genomic window of Glycine max cultivar Williams 82 chromosome 13, Glycine_max_v4.0, whole genome shotgun sequence:
- the LOC102663978 gene encoding protein MAIN-LIKE 1-like — MRCQTRRWIVAARAYLLHLVGCTLFANKSATYVHVVHLDAFCDLGQSGGYAWGVAVLLDEASRTTTRQIAGYLTLLQCATDDTYQEASPRASWWLTSKAHMKGITGAPYRARCDALTVMDVSWLPYTEHRGVRAFELISSFQGQLRWGPMVVTARPERVVRQFGYIQSIPPPPVSARLSYDDIDDRWMHFAEHVLPMGELCLVPGQVSADYIEWFFRISHPFMIPTQAGDQPRDAPAADPEEYIQLPSPQDDYDGYEAVAQRLERVLNLRMVTAGTELYDIMQDCLTIARGGACADESVRARQRRRTEH, encoded by the exons ATGAGATGTCAGACCCGACGGTGGATTGTAGCAGCTCGTGCTTATCTGCTGCACCTggtcggttgcactctttttgctaataagagtgcaacatacgtTCATGTGGTTCACCTAGACGCTTTTTGTGACCTGGGTCAGAGTGGTGGTTATGCTTGGGGAGTTGCCGTGCTG ttagatgaggcttCTAGGACCACCACACGACAGATTGCGGGGTACCTGACTCTACtacag TGCGCCACAGATGATACATACCAGGAGGCGTCCCCACGTGCTTCCTGGTGGCTGACGTCGAAGGCGCATATGAAGGGAATCACAGGAGCACCTtacagggcacgttgtgatgCTTTGACCGTCATGGATGTGTCCTGGTTGCCATACACTGAGCATCGGGGGGTTAGGGCCTTTGAGCTAATTTCATCATTCCAGGGTCAGCTGAGATGGGGTCCTATGGTGGTCACAGCtcgaccggagagggtggtaCGACAGTTTGGTTACATTCAGAGCATCCCTCCACCGCCTGTTAGTGCTCGATTGTCATATGATGATatagatgacaggtggatgcaTTTTGCGGAGCACGTACTACCTATGGGTGAGCTTTGTCTAGTGCCTGGGCAAGTATCTGCGGATTACATAGAGTGGTTTTTCCGCATATCTCACCCATTCATGATACCGACCCAGGCAGGTGACCAGCCCAGAGATGCACCAGCCGCAGACCCTGAGGAGTACATACAGCTGCCCAGCCcccag GATGATTACGACGGCTATGAGGCGGttgcacagaggttggagcgtgtgctcaaccttaggatggTCACTGCAGGTACAGAGTTATATGATATTATGCAGGATTGCTTGACGATCGCCAGAGGGGGAGCCTGTGCTGATGAAAGTGTCAGGGCTCGACAGAGACGGCGCACAGAGCAttga